From the Quercus lobata isolate SW786 chromosome 6, ValleyOak3.0 Primary Assembly, whole genome shotgun sequence genome, one window contains:
- the LOC115994568 gene encoding uncharacterized protein LOC115994568 — protein MEELTKTWNNLTLLECEGSNFRIKEEQAKMEFILAAKFLTKRALNIDAIAETFTPIWRSKNGFRIKKESGHVVLFTFDDKGEMEKIMAAEPWSFDKHLMVLQQYDKETNVGDMEFSKVTFWVQVHDPPIKFRTRKIAEQLCEVIGTVTKGTDEEETEGENFMRVRVTLDISKPLCRGRVISLDSGKELWVPFKYKRLPNLCFWCGCLSHDDRDCDLWVESEGSLLIES, from the coding sequence ATGGAAGAACTTACAAAAACTTGGAACAACCTAACCCTCTTGGAATGTGAAGGTTCAAACTTTCGCATCAAGGAGGAACAGGCGAAGATGGAGTTTATTTTAGCAGCTAAGTTCTTGACTAAAAGAGCTCTTAACATAGATGCCATAGCTGAGACCTTCACACCCATATGGAGATCAAAAAATGGATTCAGAATCAAAAAGGAGAGTGGGCATGTGGTTTTGTTTACATTTGACGATAAGGGTGAGATGGAGAAAATCATGGCAGCAGAGCCTTGGAGCTTTGACAAACATTTAATGGTACTACAACAGTATGATAAGGAAACAAATGTGGGTGATATGGAGTTTAGTAAGGTGACATTTTGGGTGCAAGTTCACGATCCCCCAATCAAATTTAGGACAAGGAAGATAGCTGAACAGTTGTGTGAAGTTATTGGAACGGTGACTAAAGGGACTGATGAAGAAGAAACAGAGGGCGAGAACTTCATGCGAGTCCGAGTAACCTTAGACATCTCCAAACCATTGTGTAGGGGGCGAGTTATCTCGCTGGATAGTGGTAAGGAACTGTGGGTGCCTTTCAAATATAAAAGGCTACCAAACCTTTGCTTCTGGTGTGGATGTTTGTCGCATGACGATCGTGATTGTGACCTTTGGGTTGAAAGCGAAGGAAGTCTCTTAATTGAATCCTAG